In Apium graveolens cultivar Ventura chromosome 10, ASM990537v1, whole genome shotgun sequence, the following are encoded in one genomic region:
- the LOC141691561 gene encoding uncharacterized protein LOC141691561, whose protein sequence is MKVPNHKKNPDKYCDYHRDKGHNTDECYHLKKLIERMIKDGKLNQFIRDLRDRLGPKENPEEEVEADEPEQRDRIRGEVKTISGGSILDKDSKTAKKKYARQVCNLYQFGQAKPHMPMTFSTEDYEDVIRPHEDPLIINPIIGQNKIWKVMVDTAARPICYSTKPTVR, encoded by the coding sequence ATGAAAGTCCCGAACCACAAGAAAAATCCCGATAAGTATTGTGACTATCACAGGGACAAGGGGCATAACACTGATGAATGCTATCACCTCAAGAAGCTCATTGAGCGCATGATCAAAGACGGCAAGCTTAATCAGTTCATCCGAGATCTGAGAGATAGATTGGGGCCGAAGGAGAACCCAGAGGAGGAAGTAGAGGCCGATGAGCCAGAGCAAAGGGACAGGATACGGGGCGAAGTGAAAACTATATCCGGGGGAAGCATCCTGGATAAGGATAGCAAGACAGCAAAGAAGAAGTACGCCCGACAGGTGTGCAATCTGTATCAGTTCGGACAGGCAAAGCCCCACATGCCCATGACCTTCAGCACTGAAGACTATGAGGATGTCATTCGCCCACACGAGGACCCTCTGATCATCAATCCTATCATCGGGCAGAACAAGATATGGAAAGTGATGGTGGATACGGCAGCTCGGCCAATATGCTATTCCACAAAACCTACTGTAAGATGA
- the LOC141690184 gene encoding ETHYLENE INSENSITIVE 3-like 3 protein — translation MGMMEDIVADISSDVEGDDLRCGNIADKDVSDEEIEAEDLERRMWKDRIKLKRIKEKQKIAAQQVAEQQKNKQQITDQARRKKMARAQDGILKYMLKLMEVCKARGFVYGIIPEKGKAVSGASDNIRAWWKEKVKFDKNGPAAILKYEAEYFAKAEGVGCENGNTQSVLQDLQDATLGSLLSSLMQHCDPPQRKYPLEKGIPPPWWPSGHEDWWLRLGLSKGQSPPYKKPHDLKKMWKVAVLTSVIKHMSPNFAKIRRLIRQSKCLQDKMTAKESSIWLGVLSREEALVHQLVSENGGSGITQTPSGGHVQKNKPSNSSDSDYDVEGVEDCLGSVSSKDGSRDQQMIVEPSLPSHIIFPPLQGKEQADEQPKRKRRKLKSNVSIQQAVLSVTDPNDEHQNPLTDVNQCDAQLVLHNNSHSSQHEIDMVAELGLPDTDTCRQLELPVPELNSNNYFMHASAKVNARSTFSGDRSVQYPMMLGHKLNNQQFTQRPQQSGYSVVHQESVLPQESVLPHVYGSYPSLHHEAENNVLRQGRPYDFLNSPVSLPARNAEQQSHMLNNELQTRPDSSGVHMPVPVQTRGSLAGHEFNHYMKNTFRNEQAQPVQNDYGSPASSLPLNFIDSDSTFNLGITDPSLDDEDLNLFLDDEIIQWFGA, via the exons ATGGGTATGATGGAAGATATTGTTGCAGATATCAG TTCTGATGTTGAAGGTGATGATTTGAGGTGTGGAAATATAGCGGATAAAGATGTTAGTGATGAAGAGATTGAAGCCGAAGATTTGGAGAGACGGATGTGGAAAGACCGTATTAAGCTTAAGAGGATTAAAGAAAAACAGAAAATTGCAGCTCAGCAGGTGGCGGAGCAGCAGAAGAATAAGCAGCAGATTACTGATCAGGCGAGACGGAAGAAAATGGCAAGAGCTCAAGATGGGATTTTGAAGTATATGTTGAAGCTTATGGAGGTGTGCAAAGCTCGAGGATTTGTGTATGGGATTATTCCTGAGAAGGGTAAGGCTGTTAGTGGAGCTTCGGATAATATTAGAGCTTGGTGGAAAGAAAAGGTGAAGTTTGACAAGAATGGACCTGCAGCTATACTCAAGTATGAGGCTGAGTATTTTGCGAAAGCTGAGGGTGTAGGTTGTGAAAATGGAAACACCCAAAGTGTTCTACAGGACTTGCAAGATGCAACTTTGGGGTCTCTGTTGTCGTCTTTGATGCAGCATTGTGATCCACCTCAGAGGAAGTATCCACTAGAGAAAGGGATACCTCCCCCATGGTGGCCATCTGGACATGAAGATTGGTGGCTACGACTAGGGTTGTCAAAGGGCCAGAGTCCCCCATATAAGAAGCCACATGATTTGAAAAAGATGTGGAAAGTAGCAGTGCTTACCTCTGTCATAAAGCATATGTCACCTAATTTTGCAAAGATCAGGAGGCTCATTAGGCAGTCAAAATGTTTGCAAGATAAGATGACTGCTAAGGAGAGCTCGATTTGGTTAGGGGTGTTAAGTAGAGAGGAAGCCCTCGTCCACCAGCTTGTTAGTGAAAATGGAGGATCTGGGATCACTCAGACACCTTCAGGTGGTCATGTTCAGAAGAATAAACCTTCCAACAGTAGTGACAGCGACTATGATGTTGAAGGTGTTGAAGATTGTTTAGGGTCCGTTTCATCTAAGGATGGAAGTAGAGATCAGCAGATGATTGTGGAACCATCGCTTCCTTCTCATATTATATTCCCGCCACTCCAAGGGAAAGAGCAAGCAGATGAGCAACCTAAGAGAAAAAGGCGAAAATTAAAATCAAATGTTTCTATACAACAAGCTGTGCTATCAGTCACTGACCCTAATGATGAGCATCAAAACCCTTTAACCGATGTAAATCAATGTGATGCACAGTTGGTTTTACATAATAATTCACATTCTAGTCAACATGAAATTGATATGGTTGCAGAATTGGGTCTTCCTGATACAGATACCTGCAGACAGTTGGAGTTGCCAGTCCCAGAGTTGAACAGTAATAATTACTTCATGCATGCTTCTGCCAAAGTAAATGCAAGAAGCACCTTTTCGGGTGACAGGTCTGTTCAGTATCCGATGATGCTAGGCCATAAGCTTAATAATCAACAGTTCACTCAAAGACCTCAACAATCTGGATATTCCGTAGTACATCAGGAATCTGTGTTGCCTCAGGAATCTGTGTTGCCTCATGTGTATGGCTCTTATCCTTCTTTGCATCATGAAGCTGAAAATAATGTGTTACGTCAAGGTAGGCCGTATGATTTTCTAAATTCACCGGTCAGCCTTCCTGCTAGGAATGCTGAACAACAGTCTCATATGCTAAATAATGAACTCCAGACTAGGCCAGATAGTTCTGGAGTCCATATGCCAGTACCAGTTCAAACCAGAGGTTCATTAGCTGGACATGAATTTAATCATTATATGAAAAATACGTTCCGCAATGAGCAAGCTCAACCTGTTCAGAATGATTATGGATCTCCTGCAAGTAGCTTGCCGTTAAATTTTATAGATTCTGACAGTACGTTTAATCTTGGAATAACAGATCCAAGTCTAGATGACGAGGATTTAAACCTTTTTCTAGATGATGAAATTATTCAATGGTTTGGGGCCTAA